TCACAGTCTCAATTAAGCAATTTCATAACAATaatacttcaaaacaaacatacATTTTTACTAACCCAAATTCACAGAAAACAGTCCAAGTACGCTCTCCCAAATTCGAAGTCAGAAACCCACTCGTATGAActcaaaaattcttaaatttggACACATGtttgaaaacacaaaaaaaaacatttttaatgaaaacacCGAGATCCAGATCCTCTGGATTCGGCCTAGAAATTCTTTCTATCCAGCACAAAAATCGGGTCAAGTTCCAGAGAACCTAACTCATCGAAATCAGTTCATTTTTGGGTCGAAATCTAGTTCGttttatttgaaattcaagtatgttaaactaaaagttataacgaacaactttcatgaagaaaccgatTGGAAATTTGACCTCTAAAGGTCAGTAACTGCCCTCAAATCATAATAGGTCACGGTTTACAAAACTGTCCGAATTACTGCTTCAAGAATGACATCATGAAAATCGTCAtctttttaaattctaaaaattctgagaaaaatatatgttattattAAGGATGTCTAAAATATTTCTTCAGAATAAATTCCTTCAAAATCGCAACACACAATTGTCTACGAAATTAGCAAAATACACGTCCTGGAAACTGTTTTAGAAATCAGCTATTATTATAGTCCGAATCTTCCTCCACGATGTTTGTCTCGTTCTCTAAACTCTATCTAAGCTTTTTTATGGTCATTATAATATCCCTAACCAACATCCATCCACATATAACGTTATCTATATCTTTCTAACTTGTACAAATTCTTAATAGAGGTACTCAACCCCTAGTCAAGATTTAGAAATCAACTCACCACCAAAACTAATGGCGATTCTCACTTGTGGCCGAACGGCAACACAAGGACAGCCTTAGAAGTTTTTTACGATGATTTGGACCCGGCACAACGGTTGAAGGTGTTGTTGAGCGACCACCACAGCAGCACACAAAGTCCCGGATTTTCTTGAGGGGGGGGACACTCGAAATCTTGTTGTTCGGTCGCTGCTTTATCGTCCAAGGgggagcaagaatggccgaatAAACTAACTTaaataagaagaagacaagACTTTTTATGGTTGtgaaggggaaagaaaattattgtAAAGCTGGATatgggaaagagagagacaggtgCACGGCAGCAGGGGAGAAGAAATAAgtgcagaagaaaaagaaaagagggtaAAGCAAAAGACTAAGACCCTTCgctgagagaaaagaaatgaaagaaaaataaagaacaagaaagaaaatggaaaagtaaaaaggaaagcaGCCCATTTGCTGCTGCGCTTCGGTTTCCTATGGTAAGAAAAGAGAAGCAATGTGGGAAGTAAATGCCTAGAAGTTACTTAGCATTTACTCAACATTTACTTAACATTTATCTTCTGCTTTTGGCCCCAAATTCCATGGAAAATTGGCTCTCCATTACTACCTTAGGTCCTACTATCTTTTCCAAGTCCATCTCCTTTAAATACTGAGGAAATTGAGATGAAATTGTAGGAGAGAGGGATTTCtacgaatttccttttgagaagacttctcttctttctttaattaccaatctaacaTCTAATTCAATAGGGTCAAGTCCCTTAGTAACAACTTATAATACCTCTAAATTGCTTCACATTAGAGGCTTTAAAATCCTacttaaaatgtggcaattcccttactcttttaatttgttgatcTTGCACATTTCGTGAACAATTCCCatcatcaataaattttgagaagatgcaacaatgtccttgggatgaattgtgacacgtgacaattcttaatttctataATCGACATCATTTCCTCAGTTAATTTCAGTCAAATGTGATTTTAGCGCAACCTAAACTATCGattagtttttaggaattttcggtGCAactgacccatggtcgattattcccGAGCCACAATGTATATCTTCGAcgcattgacgactctcgattgtcgtgaaaaatcttaaggtttcaattacgagtatatggtaccaaaacaacagaaaattcggtttagtgccgatcgacgagaaattTATAATTAGTTGGAATCACCCAAGCCAAATTTTATCTCTATCGAATCAACCTATTTCCGATTTCTGATAGATTTTCTACTGTGCAGAACTAATCCTTGTAGACTAAtccggtcgagcagtcgattcctggtcgaattctcaaatttgttacatcaaaattcctttaataattttcccgattagtcaagttatttcatgagtgatcagctcagaaaaTAGCACTATAAACACGTTGACgaaaagcccgatttatttaattgaaaacaaaagcagaaaatCAGACTGTTACAAAACCCAAGGAATTCTAGATGAAAATGAGTTGATGGAGGCACCTATTCAAACTGTGGAAGAAGCAAAATGGGTTTTAATGGTTAACCCTAATCCATTGATTTACAAATGAAGATTTTATGTTGGAACTATCGGGGTTTGGCACACCACTGACAGTTCAAGCCACTAGAGCCTTAATGGCTCAAGAAATGCCCAATATCCTGTTTCTAATGGAGACAAAGAATCAAGAACATGTACTTTTGAGAATGAAAATGAGGTTACAGTTTCATAATAGTTTTCTAGTAAATCCCATAAGTATCTCGAGGGGTCTTGCAATTTTTTGGAATGAGGAATGCTCAGTTGAAGTACAGTCATCTTCCAAGCATTTTATTGATGTTGTATGTAATAAAAAGGAGAGTAATTATGTGATGAGAACTACATTTGTGCATGCTCCTCCTAAGTTTCATGACCATCTTTTATTGTGAGAAGAGTTAAGGAATATCAGCAAGTCTAATACCCTTCCATGGGCTTGTATAGACGATTTTAATGAGATTCTCTACCATTGGGAGACTGTGGGTTGTAGAATGAAAGAACATTATCGACTAAATACATTCTatgatttcttgaattcttGCGAACTGATGGACATACAAAGTAAGGATTATATGTTCACGTAGACAAACAATAGGAAAGGGCCTGAATTTGTCAAAGAAATGTTAGACAGAGTGCTTTGTACTATAAAATAGATAACTCTTTTCCTAAATGCAAAAGCTTTTGCCCTTCTAGCTGTGGGCTTGGATCATTGTCCAATCTTGCTATTTTTGCTCCCAAAACCTAccaaaagaagtaaaaatttcagatttgaagttttttggaCAGAGGACGAGGAGTTTAGCTTAATTATTCAACAGGCTTGGAACTTAGTTAAAAGGAAATATGTTAGCTTCTCGCAAAAGTTGAATGAGGTGAAAAAAACATTAGAAAAGTAGAgtaagaaattttcaaatgcCTATAAAGAAATCTTATTGTTAAGGAAGGAATTGCAAGAGATAATGAACTCCCAAACCCAGTCTTTTaacaaggagagagaaaaggttcTTAAATGGGAAATTGAGAAAAGATGGAGGCAAGAAGAGATGTTTTGGGGGGCTGCGCTCTAGGATTAATTGGTTGAAATGGGGCGATagaaataccaaattctttcatACAACAACTATTCAAAGAAGGCAATGAAATCGAATATCAATGCTAAAGAGTTTAACCGATGAGTGGGTACGAGAGGAGAAAAGCTCAAACTTTTGACCATAAATCATTTTTGAGATTTGTACACTTTAGCAGAGCCTCAAAATTTTGAGCCTATCATTGAAAAACGCCCATCCTCAATGGGGGAGGATATAAATAGAACCCTAGTAACTGATGTGacaatttaagaaatttataCAGTAGCCCACCAATTGAGAGCTACTAAAGCTCCTAGTCCTAACAGTTTGAATGGGCTATTCTATCATACTAACTGGAAGGTCCTATGACCAACAACCATCAAAGAAGTAAGGCAATTTTTCGAAACAAGGAAGCTCAGCctagaaattaataaaattcaaatcacCCTTATTCCTAAAGTCTCACATCCCGAGAGCTTGGTACAATATTGCCCCATTAGTTTATGCAACTTCTCATACAAGATCATCTAAAAAATCCTAGCAAATAGACTGAAGAAGTGTCTAGGAGTTCTCATCTTACCggaacaaagtgcctttgtcAGTGGTCGGCTTATCcaaaacaatattttaatagttCGTGAGGTACTACACCAGCTCAGAATCATAaatagaaagcaaaagtttCAAGCTGTATTGAAATTggatatgcaaaaagcatacAACAGAATTAAATGGGACTTCTTGGAAGCTTGTATgttaaaaatgggttttcatGCTAAATGGGTGACCTGGGTAATGCAATGTGTTACCACCGTTTCTTTCAATATAAATTTCAATGGAGAACCACTTCCTTACTTTCAACCCTCAAGAGGTCTACAACAAGCTGATCCACTTTCGCCATATCTTTTTATTAtagtgacaaatatacccttgGTATTATTGAAACAAGCTTTAGAGCAAAGCACTATTAAAGGCATTCAACTGAACAAGAATTGTCCTATACTAACCCACCTTCTCTTCGCTGATAACTCAATCTTTTTCTTGGATGGGAgtataaaaaaatgtcaaagtGTAGCTAAGATTTTGAATAGCTACTGTTTCGCTCTAGGCCAAGCTATAAACTTAAATAAATTAGGGTTattcttcaacaaaaattgttcttttacACTCCGCCAAAACATGCTCATTGAATTGCGGGTCCCAAAAATTGCCAAAACCGGGAAGTATTTGGGAATTCCTTCTGAttggggtaaaaaaaaaaaatgttcgcTTGGATATTGGAAGGGTGGAAGGAAAAACTTATGTCCACTCATCAAAGCAGTAGTACAAATTCTCCCACTATATgcaatgtcattttttaaaattccagtTTCAATTTGTCAAGTATTGAAAAAAAAGTCGCAAACTTTTGGTGGAATACTAATGAACAAAAATCCGAATACACTGGAAGAAGTGGCATATTCTCAAGAATAGGAAAGACAATGGAGGTTTGGGATTTTGAGATTTAATTGCCTTCAATAAAGCCATGCTTGATAAACAGgcatggcatatgatgcaaAATCCTCCATCGTTGTGGTGCCAATTACTAAAAGGTCTATATTTCCCTCATTCTGAATTTTGGTTAGCTAGAAAGGGGTATCAACCTTCATGGGACTAGCAAAATCTTCTAATGGGCAGAGATGAAATTCTTCCTTTAATAAGATTGGTAGTAGGGAACAGAGAAAAGATTAATATCCAAGAGACAAAATGGCTTCCTAGAGGAGTCATAGGAGGACCCGCAAACAGGGATGAACCAAAAAGGTCTCTGAGCTCATTCACAGAGATACGCTAGCTTAGAATGAACAACTTATTGGAACTCTGTTCGATGAGCATACAACTAATGAAATTCTAACAATCCCATTAGGTTCCCAGGCAAAGAAGGATAAATTATGCTGGACAAACACAAGCACAAGAGACTATACTGTTAAAAGTGGGTATAATAAAATCATAGAGAATGAAGAATAAAACAACAACACCACAACCTCTACCTCTCACCAAATCCTTAAATCTCTTTAGACAAAGATCTAGAAGGCTAAGACAAGtcgaaaatcaattttttcttatGGGGATTATGTCAAAACGCGTTGCCGACAAAAGAAAATCTACAAAAGATAGATATAGTGGAAGAAAATATGTGTGATTTATGTAAACAAAACCCATAAATGATAGAGCATCTCTTCTTACTTTGCCCTTGGACACATCAAATTTGGATGGATCCTGCACTACAAATTCAGATCTCACCTTATGAACTTAGTCGAATAGATGAATGGTTACTTAAATTCAGTAATACCTCCGCAAGTTTCAACCTCCTTGCATCTATCCTCTGGCACatttggaaagaaagaaacaactCTGTTTTCTGCAAACTAAAGCCAAATCCGAAGCATCTTATAAGCTCAGCCGTGCCGGAAAATCAGTGCTTCAACAATTGGGAAAAggcgaagaagaaggggaaaggTGTAAAGGAAGCCTCACCTCAGATCTGGTTTGGCCCAAGCGAAGACACTCTCATAATCTATATAGATGGAACTTTCTTGCTCAGAACGACGATCAGAGCAATAAGTTGTGTTTGCCGAAACAATTATGAAGCTTTGATGGATAAATTTGCTAGATCGGTAAGCGTAAACTCTGCTATGCAAGCTGAGGCTTTGGCAATGATGGAAACCCTAAAGTTTCTTCTCTCCCAAAGTGAATGAAGTCTACTTCAATCAGATTGCAAAGTACTTATCCTGATGACAATGCTCGTGGGAAATAGAACCAATTCTCATTGAGGCCAAAAATTTGCCACTGGGCTTTGCTAAGTTACATTTGGCCCATTGTAGCagagaattaaatttaattgcGGACTGGATTGCAAAAACCCAAATAAATGGGTCCTTACCTTTAAATTGGTTATCCAACCCCTGGAAGTCCTATGGGCCTTACTTTGTTCGGATTCGAGTCTTTTGTATTCAAACTCTTTGAGTTAgctaatgaaaaatttatttcctgaccaaaaaaaaaaattagggactaaattgaacatttaggAATAGTTCGCGGATAATattgaatgaatgaaaagttcaagaatgacattgcacattaaatcaaaattcacaatCTATTTATATCGTTAACCCTTTACTTGTATTGCTATTTTTTATGCAGGCACGTTTGGCCCAGAAAGATGAAAAACATTCACTATCAGAGGTAGGTCAAAAAGATGATTCAAGGATTAAAGCATGAATTTCAAAAACTATGGAATGTTATATATAGTAAAATAACTGGAAAATTGATTAGTATTGATATGGCTGGACGAGAAGATGAGTTGtaattctttttcattatttgttATTGCTTTTTTCACCGGTGGATTTTGTATTTAGTTCTTAGTACTACTTCGGAATGTTCATAAACTCCTGATTAGCGTTGGCAATCCATTACCGATTTACCCGACAAGTAAGTTTccagtcttctttttcttgccaaAGATATCGAAATTCACCGGTAATTTGGAAATTTGACCAACGCGGAATTTTTCCAGTTCTTTAGCAGACGGGACCAGTGAACTTTTGTATGTTAATCTAACTATCTCTACCTTGAAAAATTCTCTTAGCATCAAATGTTAGCTTTATATTCTCCAAATTAGACAGAGTTAGATTATGAAACACGACATCAAACACTGTAAATAATATACTACTAATGACATTTAGCAGATTAACCACAATTAGTGTCCGTCTCCTTTTAACTGCATGTATTACTgaaaatccaatgatgaatCACATTTTAGATACCATCGTTATATTGGCAATCCATAACTTTGTATACACTTTCGGAATCGGTCACCAAACTTAAGCACAATTACAAAATCTCTCCGCATCATTTATTCTTTCCCTTCTCCCCACACTCTTGCTTAATTTGGCTATACATTTCTATACAATGACAAAACGCATCGCTTGCTGAAGCTCAAGAAGACGTGGACGTGGACGCGGGTGTCCCCGACGACGGGTTGAAGGCGGCCTGCTCCCCGCAGCTGAGCACCTCGTGCGGGCCAGCCTCCTCGCGGCCAACGCCCATCAGGTCAAGGTAGTACTGGTAGTGGGAGACCATGTTGTTCATGTGCTCGTCGTCGCCCTTGCCGCAGACGTCGTCGCCATAGAGGATGTTCATGGTGGCACCGAACCCGGGGACCCGCTTGGCCAGGGTGTCGTTCTTCGTGGGCTTCCAGTTGCCGACGAACACGTCGTGGGCCGACGGCTGGTGCTTCTTGTCCGGTGTCATCCACCGCCAGATCGCCGCCTGGAAGGCCAGCGTCGCGTTGTTCTCGATGTGCTCCGGGTTGTTCAGCAGGTCCACCTTCAGGGCCTGCCCCGCTTTTCCGTAGTTGTAGTTCCTAAAACATACGGCAAAATCAGGCAAAATAGAGCTCAACGCCTAATCGAATTCTCCAGGATCCAACATTGTATTTTCCTGGCCTAGGCTCAGCGCATCGAAATAGAAACTAATTGCAAAAGTGAAttgtggaattgagatcgacaGGGTGCCTGAAAGATCGGATCGCGAGGCCTAGGATCATGACACCTTAGAGATTGTCAATAAATGTCTAGTACAAATACCAAAGCAACTAATTATGCTTTGCTTTTAGTAAGTTAAATATGATCGCTAGAAGTAAACTTATAGGTAAAATCTTCTCAAAATATAGAGATTTCAAATTTAGATTAGtctcatttttatatttcctaagTCACCCTGCCATTTTTCCCTCACACTCATTCAAAGAAAgccatttactttcctaacctcctctttttaattaatctcCAAAATTTCTTGTGCTTACCTATTTCATACATAAttactcattttctttcaaagcatgatcaccTAATTATACACGCCCACAAAGCGCGTGCTTCAACCCTAGTATCACGTCAATTGAAGATCTGATCGACAAGATCTATACAATCACATTGGTTATATGGTGTTATCAATGAAAGTTAGATATCTCTAACGATTCTAACAATTTTACAACTTAATTAAGATCAGTATcatgtcttaaaaaaaaaaacttggattGTGAGATCAGATTATGTGAATCCAAATCGAGAATAATTTACCCACGGATTCAGCTTGCCCATCGTTCCGAAAGGCTTCATCTCTCCATTTAAGTCCGTCGCGAACTAACAACAACCATGTGCGAAAAAAAGGTAATAGGTCCAATCTTTAGGCCCGACCTGCTCGACGATCGCCTCTACTTTCGACATCTTCCATCTCGAACTTCAATAATTTAATATGCGAACGATGAACTCATGCGTCTATAGAGCAAAATTACCAGTAAAGGGGGATGGCGCCACGGCCGTAGTAAGCAACGCCGGGAGTGCATGGGTAGGTGTACTTGAAGGAATCGTCGCAGTAGGACTGGCTCGGGCTCATCTCCTTGTTGTAGCAGAGCCCCCACGCCAACGGCCCTCCGGTCGCCACTCCATACCCGCCTGAATCTCACGGCAAAAATCGAGATCAGAACACGTTTCGCTTGTGAGTGAAATGATCGATGTGTGAAGTTCGGAGTCGGGTTTTCGCTTACAGGATGTTTTGCTCCCGACGTGGCCGAGGAAGGCGGCGACCTCCTTCATCGCGGTGACCTTCCCGCCGCTGGTCCCGAACCCATGGGGCTGGTACTCCGCGGCTGCGGTGATGAACGAGTGGTAGTCCCAGAAGCCGGCCGCGTGGGCCACGGGGGAGTTCCTCTTGGAGAAGAGGTTCTCGAACTGGTACGCCTGGAAGTAGTCGGAGATGGTCTGGTTGCAGCAGTACTGCGACAGCTTTTTACACTCCCACCCCTTGGTGCACAACTTCTTGCCCTTCACTATCTTCACCACCGGCTTCACCGACCCTGTGTCATCGTCGTCCCCGCTCACAACGAGGGGCGACAGCAGCAGCGTCGCCACGAGCACTGCCACCAGAAGCGATTGCTTGATGCCCTCCATTGCTCTTGCGAAAACTGATCGAGGGAATGCGAATGAGATGAAGGGATATGCTGGCGGGTTCGGGCTTTATAAGAGGAAATGAGTATGAATCGTGAGGAGAGAGCGAAAGGGATGGAAAGTGAGGGTGGAACTgaagggaggaggaagatggaggGTCTCTTCATGGGGGCTTGAGTTGGTGAGAAGCGAATTGAATTTGAGTAGGTCTCGGTTCTTTTTCGCGAATGCTTGGAGTGCAAGGTAAGTTAGCCATTGAAGACAAAGCGCACGAAACAGAGCTTGCTTTCAGTTTCAAGGGGGATGCAGTGAGAAAAAGGGGAAATGGATTAGAAAATTTGCCTAAAAAAGTCGTAAAACTATTGtacatttaccaatttaattctaaatgtttttcatattttaacaattgaaTCTATCTAgataattttggttggaatttgCTAATGTAAACACTAACAATCTTCCTACATGATATGATCGGTGATAACGTagacaaaatttaataatagattattttatgttttctctctttttattttacctttcttcttccctttgtcaATGGGTGGCCAATTAGGTGAGGACAAGCCCCCCACCTAGGTGAGGTCTGACAAGCGAGGCAAAATCTAGTGAGGCAATCAATGGCGACCTTTGCCCTAGCCTGGGTGAGGGCTAGCCTCACCAACTCCAGCGAGAGGAGCCCTCATAAGGGAATGCCCTCGCCTAGGCACACACACTCACTAGGCAAAGGCCAAGACAGAATCGAGGCTTCTTCAGAGcttcaatcaatcaaagggagGGGATGATTAGGGCTCCCAGAGTTGTGGAGGCATCAAATGAGCTTTGAACCATGGACAAGTAAGGGATGGTTCCTTGGGTGGTCAACCTCACCAAGGCCAGATTTGGCTAGGTGGGCAAGGTCGATCCTTGAGCCCTCACTTGGGCAGTCCTCACCTATGGCGAGCTAGGGTGACCCTCACTTGGGCGAGGTTGGTCGACTCTATCATCACTAGATGTTGGCcatcaacaaaaggaagaagaattggGGAGAGATTGGCGAGGTGGGCCAAGCCGATCCTTGAGAGGTAGGCCAACTCAGTCATCACCTGTGGCTAGCCATTGacgaaaggaagaagaaatggagagagatTTGGCTAGATGGACAGCCAACCCTTGAGCCCTCGCCCGAGCAAATCCTCCCCTATAGCAAGCTAGGGTGACCCTCGCGCAGGTTAGTTTGCCCAACTCAGTTATCACCTATGGCTAGCcattggcaaaaggaagaagagagagagagagtaaaatatatatattaaaatattattaaaatttattgacgtttttaattattaattattattaaaatttgtcgaCGTTAGCATCGACCATGCTATTTAAGACAAATTTGCATTCATGTCAACAaattctaatcaaaattagtcAGATCAACTCAAAtgataaaatgtaaaaagagtTCAGGACTcaattattaaaatgaaaaaatatttataactgaaGTATACATCgatgactttttaaataatattttcggAAATAGATTGATTTCTCATTTGGGCTTTTTGCTTCGGGCCGAGATTGGATACGGACCAAGTAAGCCCGACCTAGGCCCCGTTCTTGTGCGTGGACGGAGCGAAATTTTTCTTGGGCCAGGCCGGTGGAATGTGCACTTTTGTTCGGTTCTGACGATTTGTTTTTTGGTCTTATCGGTTCTGACGATTCAACCGTACCTTTGGCCTTTTTGCATTCAATTATGTAGTTTGACCTTGACTTATTTGCATTCACTCACGCGGTCCCTGTGCGTGGAAAAGGACGGGACGGAGACAGGGAGGGGCCACCGGTCATAAATGTTGGGGGCCATTGGGGACGATTGGGCTCTTAGTGATCTGTTTTGATCAAAGGAGTAACAAGCACTTTTTTTACATACAAGACCTTTTAATTTAAGTCCATCACGTTCcatgaactctctctctcggcaGCCGAGAGGCTTCGAGTGAGTGACCTTGAATCTGGCGTCTCATGGAGTCGCAAGCCAAGACCTCGGTGAATGTTGCGACCTTGTCTATTACGGAGGTGGCGAGATGGAGTGGTCGTGACCTCGTTCCGCctatttagggtgcgtttgtttgtgtttgtttaaaaatcGTTAGCgaacgaaaataaaaaaaaattttgctcctggagaacaattttgaacaaaaacgcgtttggtaaatttgttagggaataaaaaataaacaaaacacgtttggtaaatttgtataatttttttatttcttttattttttaatatttttattctattttttctatttttttctttttcttttttctttttcttcttttagtttgccggtcgtcggccatggccggccaTGACCGGCCGacggccggcggcctcgcccggccatggcaaggctcaccgccctcggcgaggtcgagcctcgccgtagccgggcgaggctcggcctcgccggatccggcgagatcgagctcacccagcccggacgaggtcggcctcgccttggtcggggcgagctcggcctcgccggatctgggcgagatcgagctcgcccggccggcgagcgaggcgaccctcgccggggcggcgagcctcgccgtggccgggcgaggccgccgcctcgtcggccggccgccggccatggccgaggccgacccgcgaaagaaaaagaaaggaaataagaagaagaaaataagaagaaaagaagaagaaatacaaaaatgtttaaaatttgtgttttatttctttctttttgttcctttaacaaaagaacaaaaaaaggaacaaaatgcTTGGCGCgcgtttatgttcctttttgttcccaaaaaaaaaaaaaaaaagttgtttaaaaacaaaaaagaaacataaacaaacagacCCTTAGCTTTTTAGGTGAATTTTGATTTGCGCTTGCTTGGGTTTtcgacggagagagagagatagagagaggtgTTTTTTGGTAGATTTAGGGCTAGGAGTATGGTGAGGACATTTTTAGGGAGAAAATGACAATTTCATCGacgaaattataattaaatgatgtcaagaataatttttcattatgaGTTTATCTCTTGATAATGTTACATCATAAATTTCAAAGATAGAAAAACTATCTATCCCTCGTTTTGCAAGTAAATTCTTGGGATAAGTGCATGAAGTTctgaaaattattataaaaatacaatttagttttaaaatttttaaaaaatcaaatcaaatcctaaaactagTCACAAAGTGTAATCAGTCTTAGCACTTATCAACTTTTTCGTTTCATCAAGTTGGATTGAGTTAATAAAATGATATGATTGTATCAATTCGAtcagttttagaacttgattataaaatttttatgacttaTTAGACTTTCGTAATAAGTTTCAAGACTTTTATTATACTTATCCTAAATTCTTTTTATCGATGTTGTGCCTT
This region of Eucalyptus grandis isolate ANBG69807.140 chromosome 8, ASM1654582v1, whole genome shotgun sequence genomic DNA includes:
- the LOC104415224 gene encoding chitinase-like protein 2 — protein: MEGIKQSLLVAVLVATLLLSPLVVSGDDDDTGSVKPVVKIVKGKKLCTKGWECKKLSQYCCNQTISDYFQAYQFENLFSKRNSPVAHAAGFWDYHSFITAAAEYQPHGFGTSGGKVTAMKEVAAFLGHVGSKTSCGYGVATGGPLAWGLCYNKEMSPSQSYCDDSFKYTYPCTPGVAYYGRGAIPLYWNYNYGKAGQALKVDLLNNPEHIENNATLAFQAAIWRWMTPDKKHQPSAHDVFVGNWKPTKNDTLAKRVPGFGATMNILYGDDVCGKGDDEHMNNMVSHYQYYLDLMGVGREEAGPHEVLSCGEQAAFNPSSGTPASTSTSS